In Polaribacter sp. Hel_I_88, the following proteins share a genomic window:
- a CDS encoding LytTR family DNA-binding domain-containing protein, with protein MNILILEDEIPAYQKLIKCLDTFYDIKISHSWGRSIADGEKLLQEDSFDFILSDIQLLDGISFDLFNKIKTDTPIIFCSAHDEFLFQAFNTNGIAYILKPYSQDDFDKAIYKYQSLFNKGDYNPLNTTTIDALKTALQNEYTTYKKRFVIKKNSGIQLLNATDIGLISASGDFCLVIDNLGKRHTISQNLGSIYEQLNPKKFFKINRSEIVNIDFIEKIESHFKNRLLISIKNYKEKVMTSSSTTADFRKWLEN; from the coding sequence ATGAATATTTTAATTTTAGAAGACGAAATACCTGCATATCAAAAACTCATAAAATGTTTAGATACTTTTTACGATATAAAAATTTCTCATTCTTGGGGAAGAAGTATTGCTGATGGAGAAAAATTATTGCAAGAAGATTCTTTTGATTTTATTCTTTCTGACATTCAGTTATTAGATGGTATTTCTTTTGATTTATTCAACAAGATAAAAACTGACACTCCTATTATTTTTTGCTCTGCTCATGATGAATTTTTATTTCAAGCATTTAACACCAATGGAATTGCCTATATCTTAAAACCTTATTCTCAAGACGATTTTGATAAAGCAATTTATAAATATCAATCTTTATTTAATAAAGGTGATTACAATCCGTTAAATACTACTACAATTGATGCTTTAAAAACGGCTTTACAAAACGAATACACCACCTATAAAAAACGATTTGTCATTAAAAAAAATTCCGGAATTCAACTATTAAATGCAACAGATATTGGGTTAATTTCTGCCTCTGGAGATTTTTGTTTGGTGATCGATAATCTTGGAAAACGACATACAATTTCTCAAAATTTAGGCAGTATTTACGAGCAACTCAATCCAAAGAAATTCTTTAAAATTAATAGAAGTGAAATCGTGAACATCGATTTTATAGAAAAAATAGAAAGTCATTTTAAAAACAGATTATTGATTTCTATCAAAAATTACAAAGAAAAAGTAATGACGAGTTCTTCTACAACTGCTGATTTCAGGAAATGGTTGGAAAATTAA
- a CDS encoding sensor histidine kinase: MNTKLNKSDWIILAIVFGTTIILGCFDYYRENNKLIEYIIDFPASTILSIIVILIFIQKIVPAFLVKRKNYFLFFIASLLLLTLVGTLDNVIGRYSAGGNLSSIKNTLSYLNDGLYNAVDMIGLPLGILLIKKFYEGQQELLETQKQQKENELKLLRSQINPHFLFNNLNTLDSLIDSNPTKAKEYINKLSLIYRYLIKTKDAEVMELASEIEFAENYIFLIKTRFGNDYEFVIEKNISLVDKFIPTGALQSLLENVVKHNKSDGKNIIKTSILINEGWLIITNSKATLQSKEESFGTGLNNLRARYKLLSNEKIQVHNMDKKFEVFIPIIKLQG, from the coding sequence TTAAATAAATCTGATTGGATAATTCTTGCCATTGTTTTTGGAACTACTATTATTTTAGGATGTTTTGATTACTATAGAGAAAATAATAAATTAATCGAATATATAATCGATTTTCCTGCAAGTACAATTTTGTCAATTATTGTTATTTTAATCTTTATTCAAAAAATTGTGCCCGCTTTTTTAGTAAAAAGAAAAAACTACTTTTTATTCTTTATAGCTAGTTTATTGCTCTTAACTTTAGTTGGAACTTTAGATAATGTAATTGGTAGATATAGTGCAGGAGGCAATTTAAGCAGTATTAAAAACACACTTTCTTACTTAAATGATGGCTTGTACAATGCTGTTGATATGATTGGACTTCCACTTGGAATTCTATTAATCAAAAAATTTTATGAAGGGCAGCAAGAATTGTTAGAAACTCAAAAACAGCAAAAAGAGAACGAACTTAAATTATTACGTTCTCAAATAAATCCTCATTTTTTATTCAATAATTTAAATACATTAGATAGTTTAATTGACAGCAATCCCACAAAAGCAAAAGAATATATTAATAAATTGTCTTTAATTTATAGGTATTTAATCAAAACAAAAGACGCAGAAGTTATGGAACTTGCCAGCGAAATTGAATTCGCTGAAAATTATATTTTTTTGATAAAAACCAGATTTGGTAATGATTATGAATTTGTTATCGAAAAAAATATTTCTTTGGTTGATAAATTTATACCCACAGGTGCTTTGCAAAGTTTGTTAGAAAATGTGGTAAAACACAATAAATCTGATGGAAAGAACATCATAAAAACTTCTATTTTAATCAATGAAGGTTGGTTAATTATTACAAACTCAAAAGCTACTTTACAATCTAAAGAAGAATCTTTTGGAACTGGTTTAAACAATTTGAGAGCTCGTTACAAATTGTTATCAAATGAAAAAATTCAAGTGCACAATATGGACAAAAAATTTGAAGTTTTTATTCCAATCATAAAATTACAAGGCTAA